A region of Ochotona princeps isolate mOchPri1 chromosome 9, mOchPri1.hap1, whole genome shotgun sequence DNA encodes the following proteins:
- the PEX2 gene encoding peroxisome biogenesis factor 2, giving the protein MAPREENMKSANRVLRISQLDALELNKALEQLVWSQFTQCFHGFKPGLLAHFEPEVKALLWLFLWRFTIYSKNATVGQSVLNIQYKNDFSPNLKYLPPSKNQKLWYAVCTIGGRWLEERCYDLFRNRHLASFKKVKQSLNFVVGLLKLGELINFLVFLQRGKFATLTERLIGIRSVFCKPQNVREVGFEYMNRELLWHGFAEFLIFLLPLINIQKLKAKLSSWCIPLTGTPNGDNTLAANGKECSLCGEWPTMPHTIGCEHVFCYYCAKSSFLFDMYFTCPKCGTEVHSVQPLKSGIEMSEVNAL; this is encoded by the coding sequence ATGGCTCCCAGAGAAGAGAATATGAAGAGTGCAAATAGGGTGCTAAGAATAAGTCAGCTGGATGCACTTGAACTAAACAAGGCCCTGGAGCAGCTAGTTTGGTCCCAGTTTACTCAGTGCTTTCATGGGTTTAAACCAGGGCTCTTAGCCCACTTTGAGCCCGAAGTGAAAGCATTACTGTGGCTTTTCCTGTGGAGGTTCACCATCTACTCCAAAAATGCCACTGTGGGGCAGTCAGTTTTGAATATTCAGTACAAAAATGACTTTTCCCCAAATCTGAAATACCTGCCACCAAGTAAAAATCAGAAGCTGTGGTACGCTGTTTGTACGATTGGGGGGAGGTGGTTAGAAGAACGATGCTACGATTTGTTTCGAAACCGTCACTTAGCATCATTCAAAAAAGTCAAGCAGTCTCTGAATTTTGTGGTTGGACTTTTGAAATTAGGTGAACTGATcaattttttggtttttctcCAAAGGGGTAAATTTGCAACTTTGACAGAACGACTCATAGGGATTCGTTCTGTGTTTTGCAAACCCCAAAATGTCCGAGAAGTTGGCTTTGAGTATATGAATAGAGAACTCCTCTGGCATGGTTTTGctgaatttctgatttttcttttaccaCTTATCAATATCCAGAAGTTGAAAGCCAAGTTATCTTCATGGTGCATCCCTCTTACTGGTACTCCTAACGGTGACAACACACTAGCCGCCAATGGCAAAGAATGTTCCCTGTGTGGAGAGTGGCCCACCATGCCTCACACCATAGGATGTGAGCATGTCTTCTGTTATTACTGTGCTAAGAGCAGTTTCTTATTTGACATGTACTTCACTTGTCCTAAATGTGGAACAGAGGTTCACAGTGTTCAGCCATTGAAATCAGGAATTGAGATGTCTGAAGTGAATGCTCTTTAA